Proteins co-encoded in one Armatimonadota bacterium genomic window:
- the rplX gene encoding 50S ribosomal protein L24, translating into MVGQGRPRLHLRKGDMVEVLAGKYRGKRGRVLRVLPDRWAAIVEGVNVVKRHVKPNRKVPQGGIVEKEAPLPVARLMVVCARCGEASRMGRRVLGDGSRVRYCKRCGEQLDT; encoded by the coding sequence ATGGTTGGCCAGGGGCGCCCGCGGCTGCACCTCCGGAAGGGCGACATGGTGGAGGTCCTGGCGGGCAAGTACCGCGGCAAGCGGGGCAGGGTCCTCCGGGTGCTCCCCGACCGGTGGGCTGCCATCGTGGAGGGTGTGAACGTCGTCAAGCGCCACGTGAAGCCCAACCGGAAGGTGCCCCAGGGCGGGATCGTCGAGAAGGAGGCGCCGCTGCCCGTGGCGCGGCTGATGGTGGTGTGTGCCCGATGCGGGGAGGCGAGCCGCATGGGCCGCCGCGTGCTCGGCGACGGCAGCCGGGTGCGCTACTGCAAGCGCTGCGGGGAGCAACTCGACACGTAG
- the rplN gene encoding 50S ribosomal protein L14, which yields MIQQQTRLKVADNTGARELLCIRVLGGSHRRYGTVGDVIVASVKQAIPNSPIKKGEVVRAVIVRTRKELRRPDGSYIRFDDNAAVLLSDAQNPRGTRIFGPVARELREKHFMKIVSLAPEVL from the coding sequence ATGATCCAGCAGCAGACCCGTCTCAAGGTGGCGGACAACACCGGCGCCCGGGAACTGCTGTGCATTCGGGTGCTCGGCGGCTCCCACCGCCGGTACGGCACGGTGGGTGACGTCATCGTGGCGTCGGTGAAACAGGCGATTCCCAACAGCCCGATCAAGAAGGGCGAGGTGGTGCGCGCGGTGATCGTGCGCACCCGCAAGGAGCTGCGGCGTCCGGATGGGTCGTACATCCGGTTCGACGACAACGCCGCCGTCCTGCTCTCGGACGCGCAGAACCCCCGCGGGACCCGGATCTTCGGCCCGGTGGCGCGGGAGCTGCGCGAGAAGCACTTCATGAAGATCGTGTCACTGGCCCCCGAGGTCCTGTAG
- the rpsQ gene encoding 30S ribosomal protein S17, translating to MTVPTGRRRGMTARGRRKTHLGVVTSDKMQKTVVVELETVTRHPLYKKTIRRTRRVKAHDEGQVARVGDLVRIMETRPLSREKRWRVVEVVRRAQG from the coding sequence CTGACGGTGCCGACCGGGCGGAGGCGAGGCATGACGGCGCGTGGCAGACGGAAGACGCACCTGGGCGTGGTGACCAGCGACAAGATGCAGAAGACCGTGGTGGTGGAGCTGGAGACCGTCACCCGGCATCCGCTCTACAAGAAGACGATCCGGCGGACCCGGCGGGTGAAGGCCCACGACGAGGGCCAGGTGGCCCGGGTGGGCGACCTGGTGCGGATCATGGAGACCCGGCCGCTGTCCCGGGAGAAGCGCTGGCGGGTCGTCGAGGTCGTGCGCCGGGCCCAGGGGTAG
- the rpmC gene encoding 50S ribosomal protein L29, translated as MKARALRELSVAELRKRLEDTQRELFALRVKISQQRNTGRIRELRREVARLRTVLHERGERT; from the coding sequence ATGAAGGCGCGGGCGCTGCGGGAGCTGTCGGTGGCCGAGCTGCGCAAGCGGCTCGAGGACACCCAGCGGGAGCTGTTCGCGCTGCGCGTCAAGATCTCGCAGCAGCGCAACACCGGGCGGATCCGGGAACTGCGCCGGGAGGTGGCGCGGCTTCGGACCGTGCTGCACGAACGCGGCGAGCGGACCTGA
- the rplP gene encoding 50S ribosomal protein L16, whose translation MLMPKRTKYRKAHRGTMAGKAYAGSTVAFGEYGLQALAPGWVTSAQLEAARRVITRYIRRGGKLWIRVFPDKPVTKKPAETRMGGGKGNPEFWVAVVRPGRILFELAGVPEDQAREAMELASHKLPIDTKFVRRVEA comes from the coding sequence ATGTTGATGCCCAAGCGCACCAAGTATAGGAAGGCCCATCGGGGCACCATGGCCGGCAAGGCCTACGCCGGCTCGACGGTGGCCTTCGGGGAGTACGGCCTGCAGGCGCTGGCGCCGGGCTGGGTGACGAGCGCGCAGCTGGAGGCTGCGCGCCGCGTCATCACCCGGTACATCCGGCGGGGCGGCAAGCTGTGGATTCGGGTCTTCCCGGACAAGCCGGTCACCAAGAAGCCCGCGGAGACCCGGATGGGCGGCGGGAAGGGCAACCCCGAGTTCTGGGTGGCCGTCGTGCGCCCGGGCCGCATCCTGTTCGAGCTGGCCGGCGTGCCCGAGGACCAGGCGCGGGAAGCGATGGAGCTGGCGTCGCACAAGCTGCCCATCGATACGAAGTTCGTGCGACGGGTGGAGGCCTGA
- the rplV gene encoding 50S ribosomal protein L22: MEVKATARYVRVSPRKVRRVLAGLRGLPVREAAARLQALRGPLPRTVGKVLKSAVANAENTYELDPDDLVVARAYADRGPAIKRLVPRARGRADIAARRSSHITIVVGERAAR; encoded by the coding sequence ATGGAGGTCAAGGCAACTGCGCGCTACGTGCGCGTCTCGCCCCGGAAGGTCCGGCGGGTGCTGGCAGGCCTGCGGGGGCTGCCGGTGCGCGAGGCTGCGGCACGGCTGCAGGCCCTCCGGGGCCCCCTGCCCCGGACGGTGGGCAAGGTGCTGAAGTCGGCGGTGGCCAACGCCGAGAACACCTACGAGCTCGACCCCGACGACCTGGTGGTGGCGCGGGCGTACGCCGACCGCGGGCCGGCCATCAAGCGGCTGGTCCCGCGGGCGCGGGGGCGGGCGGACATCGCGGCGCGCCGGTCGAGCCACATCACCATCGTGGTCGGCGAGCGGGCGGCCCGCTGA
- the rpsS gene encoding 30S ribosomal protein S19, with the protein MGRSRKKGPFVDEHLLEKVRALNRARERRVIKTWSRRSTILPEFVGHTIAVYDGRKHVPIYVTEQMVGHKLGEFAPTRTFRGHGAHTERSTALK; encoded by the coding sequence ATGGGACGCTCACGGAAGAAAGGGCCGTTCGTGGACGAGCACCTGCTGGAGAAGGTGCGGGCGCTGAATCGCGCGCGCGAGCGGCGCGTGATCAAGACATGGTCCCGGCGGTCGACGATCCTGCCGGAGTTCGTCGGGCACACCATCGCCGTGTACGACGGACGCAAGCACGTGCCGATCTACGTCACCGAGCAGATGGTCGGCCACAAGCTGGGTGAGTTCGCGCCGACGCGCACGTTCCGCGGGCACGGCGCCCACACCGAGCGGTCCACGGCGTTGAAGTAG
- the rplB gene encoding 50S ribosomal protein L2 produces the protein MGIKTFTPTTPGRRFMTVATFDEITKRTPERSLVQPLKKSAGRNNQGRVTVRHRGGGHKRRYRVVDFKRDKDGVVGRVAAIEYDPNRSARLALVHYADGEKRYILAPVGLKVGDVVTSGPDADIRPGNALPLRAIPVGTVVHNVELQPKRGGQIVRAAGAGAQIMAKEGEYAHLRLPSGEVRLVHLDCRATVGQVGNVEHEAIKLGKAGRKRWLGWRPTVRGVAMDPASHPHGGGEGRSPIGMPGPVSPWGKPTLGAKTRKRKRSDALIVKRRR, from the coding sequence ATGGGCATCAAGACGTTCACTCCCACGACACCAGGCCGACGCTTCATGACGGTGGCCACGTTCGACGAGATCACCAAGCGGACCCCCGAGCGGTCGCTGGTGCAGCCGTTGAAGAAGTCCGCGGGGCGGAACAACCAGGGCCGGGTGACGGTCCGCCACCGGGGCGGTGGCCACAAGCGGCGGTACCGCGTGGTGGACTTCAAGCGCGACAAGGACGGCGTGGTGGGCCGCGTGGCGGCCATCGAGTACGACCCGAACCGCTCGGCGCGGCTGGCCCTGGTGCACTACGCCGACGGCGAGAAGCGGTACATCCTGGCGCCGGTGGGCCTCAAGGTGGGCGACGTGGTCACCTCGGGGCCCGACGCCGACATCCGGCCGGGGAACGCCCTGCCCCTGCGGGCCATTCCCGTGGGCACCGTGGTGCACAACGTGGAGCTGCAACCCAAGCGGGGCGGGCAGATCGTGCGCGCCGCGGGTGCCGGGGCGCAGATCATGGCCAAGGAGGGCGAGTACGCGCACCTGCGGCTGCCCTCGGGGGAAGTGCGACTCGTGCACCTCGACTGCCGCGCGACGGTGGGTCAGGTCGGCAACGTCGAGCACGAGGCCATCAAGCTCGGCAAGGCCGGGCGCAAGCGGTGGCTGGGCTGGCGGCCCACGGTGCGCGGTGTCGCCATGGACCCGGCCAGCCACCCGCACGGCGGCGGCGAGGGGCGGTCCCCGATCGGCATGCCCGGTCCGGTCAGCCCGTGGGGCAAGCCGACGCTGGGCGCCAAGACCCGCAAGCGCAAGCGCAGCGACGCGCTGATCGTGAAGCGACGTCGCTAG
- the rplW gene encoding 50S ribosomal protein L23, translating into MNPWEIVRRPIMTEKSLRGTEAGKYTFEVAPGATKIAVRQAVEALFAVKVRKVNIMNLRGRTRRRGRHVYTTPGMRKAIVTLAPGAKIDLESLT; encoded by the coding sequence GTGAACCCCTGGGAGATCGTGCGGCGTCCGATCATGACCGAGAAGAGCCTCCGGGGCACGGAGGCCGGCAAGTACACCTTCGAGGTGGCGCCGGGCGCCACGAAGATCGCCGTCCGCCAGGCCGTGGAGGCCCTGTTTGCGGTCAAGGTGCGCAAGGTCAACATCATGAACCTCCGGGGGCGCACGCGGCGGCGGGGACGCCACGTCTACACCACCCCCGGCATGCGGAAGGCGATCGTCACGCTCGCCCCCGGCGCCAAGATCGATCTGGAGAGCCTGACGTAG
- the rplD gene encoding 50S ribosomal protein L4, translated as MVKAPAVDVTGTRTGEVELPAAIFGLRPHRPLLHQALVIEHGNVRRGTHATKTRGEVRGGGRKPWRQKGTGRARHGSRRSPLWTGGGIVFGPRPRDYHRKLNRRERTLALCAALSAQAQAGRVTVVQGPPEASVQRTALAARLLQTAGAASGAVLITGAADTGLARAAANLRGVRVVAARRLTIRALLLPKPILITQAALAELQEVLAS; from the coding sequence ATGGTCAAGGCGCCCGCAGTGGACGTCACCGGCACGCGCACCGGCGAGGTGGAGCTCCCCGCCGCGATCTTCGGGCTCCGACCGCATCGGCCGCTGCTGCACCAGGCGCTGGTGATCGAACACGGCAACGTCCGGCGGGGGACGCACGCCACGAAGACGCGCGGCGAGGTGCGCGGCGGTGGCCGCAAGCCCTGGCGGCAGAAGGGCACCGGCCGGGCCCGTCACGGCAGCCGGCGGTCGCCGCTGTGGACGGGCGGGGGGATCGTCTTCGGGCCGCGGCCGCGCGACTACCACCGGAAGCTCAACCGCCGCGAGCGCACCCTGGCGCTGTGCGCGGCCCTATCGGCACAGGCGCAGGCAGGCCGCGTCACGGTGGTGCAGGGGCCGCCCGAGGCGTCGGTGCAGCGGACGGCCCTGGCCGCGCGGCTGCTGCAGACCGCAGGCGCCGCCAGCGGCGCCGTGCTGATCACGGGCGCAGCCGACACCGGCCTGGCGCGGGCAGCCGCCAACCTGCGCGGGGTGCGGGTGGTGGCGGCCCGGCGGCTGACGATCCGCGCGCTGTTGCTCCCGAAGCCGATCCTGATCACGCAGGCGGCGCTGGCGGAGCTGCAGGAGGTGCTGGCGTCGTGA
- the rplC gene encoding 50S ribosomal protein L3, which translates to MAAILGRKLGMTRVFDEQGRSVAVTVIEAGPCVVVDQCTPERDGYAAVRVAFEPVPERRVSKPQRGVFARRKLPTHRIIRELPPPAHPVEVGQTITVAEFQPGQLVNVTGTSIGRGFAGAMKRHGFGGQRDSHGVSLMHRAVGSIGSSNVARVFPGKRMPGRHGRARVTVRHLRVVRVDPARNLLLVRGAVPGTRGALLVVRTA; encoded by the coding sequence ATGGCGGCGATTCTCGGGCGGAAACTGGGTATGACCCGCGTGTTCGACGAGCAGGGCCGCAGCGTGGCGGTCACCGTCATCGAGGCGGGTCCCTGCGTGGTCGTGGACCAGTGCACCCCCGAACGCGACGGCTACGCAGCGGTGCGCGTGGCGTTCGAGCCCGTGCCCGAGCGCCGCGTGTCCAAGCCGCAGCGGGGCGTCTTCGCCCGGCGCAAGCTGCCGACTCACCGCATCATCCGGGAGCTGCCACCGCCCGCCCACCCGGTCGAGGTCGGCCAGACCATCACGGTGGCGGAGTTCCAGCCGGGCCAGCTGGTGAACGTGACGGGCACCAGCATCGGCCGCGGGTTTGCCGGGGCCATGAAGCGGCACGGCTTCGGCGGCCAGCGCGACTCCCACGGGGTGTCCCTGATGCACCGGGCCGTGGGCTCCATCGGATCGTCGAACGTGGCGCGGGTGTTTCCCGGCAAGCGCATGCCGGGACGCCACGGGCGGGCCCGGGTGACGGTGCGGCACCTGCGGGTCGTGCGGGTCGACCCCGCGCGCAACCTCCTGCTGGTGCGCGGCGCGGTGCCGGGCACCCGGGGGGCGCTGCTCGTGGTCCGGACAGCGTAG
- the rpsJ gene encoding 30S ribosomal protein S10 yields MAVAQKIRIKLKAFDHRVLDQSAEKIVTVVRKSGARVSGPVPLPTNRNVYCVIRSPHIDKESMEHFEIRTHRRLIDILEPTQKTVDELMHLDLPAGVDIEIKL; encoded by the coding sequence ATGGCGGTCGCGCAGAAGATCCGGATCAAGCTCAAGGCGTTCGACCACCGCGTGCTGGACCAGTCCGCGGAGAAGATCGTCACCGTCGTGCGCAAGTCCGGCGCGCGGGTGTCGGGTCCGGTGCCGCTGCCGACCAATCGGAACGTCTACTGCGTGATTCGCTCCCCCCATATCGATAAGGAGTCGATGGAGCACTTCGAGATCCGGACCCATCGGCGCCTGATCGATATCCTCGAGCCCACGCAGAAGACCGTGGACGAGCTGATGCACCTCGACCTCCCGGCCGGGGTGGACATCGAGATCAAGCTGTAG